A genomic region of Leptotrichia massiliensis contains the following coding sequences:
- a CDS encoding IMPACT family protein codes for MKTVAKETIIEFEEKKSKFIGYIKPVSTVIEAEKFINSIKKMHPNATHNVPLYRVMENGQEYFKYNDDGEPSNTAGKPMAEILNILDVYNVVIVATRYFGGIKLGAGGLIRNYAKTAKLAVNEAKIVEYVEKSIFILDYDYENTLEIEAFLSTNSEKFRIEILEKNYSNRVTMKISANDEIENELNGLQKIIVIKM; via the coding sequence TTGAAAACTGTAGCAAAAGAAACAATAATCGAATTTGAAGAAAAAAAATCAAAATTTATTGGCTATATTAAACCAGTTTCAACAGTAATTGAAGCTGAAAAGTTTATTAATTCAATAAAAAAAATGCACCCAAATGCAACCCACAATGTACCACTTTACAGAGTAATGGAAAATGGTCAGGAATATTTTAAGTACAATGATGATGGAGAGCCAAGCAATACAGCAGGAAAACCAATGGCGGAAATACTTAACATTTTAGATGTGTACAATGTAGTAATAGTTGCAACAAGGTATTTTGGAGGAATAAAGCTGGGAGCAGGCGGACTTATAAGAAATTATGCAAAAACTGCAAAACTGGCCGTTAATGAAGCAAAAATTGTGGAATATGTGGAAAAATCAATTTTTATTTTGGATTATGATTATGAAAATACTTTAGAAATAGAGGCTTTTTTAAGTACAAATAGTGAAAAATTTAGGATAGAAATATTAGAAAAAAATTACTCAAACAGAGTTACTATGAAAATATCAGCAAATGATGAAATCGAAAATGAATTAAACGGATTACAGAAAATAATAGTGATAAAAATGTAA